TGCATTCGCTTTTTAATTGCTGTTATCATCATGGGCAAATAGTCGGGGAGCCTCAGGGCTGAGATCGCATTGCGAGACCCGTAGAACCTGATTCAGTTAGCACTGACGTAGGGAACTATTCGCATCAATGCTTGAGTATGCTCATTTTGGTGCACTCGCTTTTTATGATTCGATCTTCCCTTTATTGATCACGTCATGTCTGGCTGAGAGTTCCTATACGTTTTGTAATAGGAGCAACTATGCTACATTCACAAGACACACCACCCATTGTATTGACCATCGCGGGATCAGACAGCGGTGGTGGCGCCGGTATTCAGGCGGACATCAAAGCCATATCTGCAACGGGCAGTTATGCCTGCTCGGTTGTCACTGCCATCACTTCCCAAAATACGCTTGGCGTAAGTGCCATTCACCCGATTCCTTTGCCGCATATTGAAAGTCAGCTTGACGCCGTGTTTACCGATCTCAATGTGGTTGCGGTTAAAGTCGGGATGTTAGCTGACGCGCGGATCATTAAGATCGTTGCGGACAAAATCAGACAATATCAACCTGAACATCTGGTGGTTGATCCTGTGATGGTCGCTACTAGCGGTGATCTGCTGCTAGAACCATCGGCGATTAACACATTAAAACAGCAACTGATCCCGATGGCTGATCTGATCACCCCAAACCTTCCTGAAGGGGCGGCTTTGATTGATGGTGTTGTGCCGGAAAATGAAGATCAGATGGGCAATATGATCGAAGCATTGCGCGCGCTCGGTGCCAAAGCGGTATTGCTGAAAGGGGGCATCTCGAAAAAGATGATAACAGCAATGATTTGCTGATCTTAGCGCAAACGAGTGAGCTTCTGAGTGCCAAACGATTCCCGACGAAAAACACCCATGGAACAGGCTGTACCTTATCTTCGGCGATTGCGTCTTATCTTGCGCAGGGCAATAGGCTGCACAAAGCCGTGTATCTAGGTAAACAATACATCTCCCAGGCCATTGCTCATGCCGATGAGCTCAAGGTTGGCAAAGGGCATGGGCCAGTCCATCACTTTTTCTGTGGCCACATCAATGTTCGCTGAGCCGTTTTGCACTAAGTCTTCCGAGGTGGGCTTCAAGTGCTACGACGTTTACGCCCAGTTGATGTATTCACAAAAGATCATCGACACTCTGCCTAAAACCGCAGACTATATACCGGAGTTTAACTAATGAAATATCAGGATCTTATCCAAGCGTGTCAGTCGGACTGGCAGGAATACACACAGCATGATTTTGTGCAGCAGCTCGCACAAGGTACTTTAGATCAGCACAGTTTTCTTCACTATCTGAAGCAGGATTTTCTGTTTCTCAAACAGTATGCGCGTGCTTACGCGTTAGCCATCTATAAAGCGCGCACGCTGGAGGATATGCGTCGTGCCTTGCTTAGTGTGCATACTCTACTCGATTCCGAAATTGCTCATCATGTGACGTATTGTGAACAATGGGGACTGACGGAATCTGATTTAGAAAACGAATCTGAAGATTTTGGAACCGTTGCTTACACACGCTATGTGCTTGACGCTGGCATGACAGGTGACTTAGTGGACCTGTATGCTGCGCTGGCGCCGTGTTCGATTGGTTATGCGGTGATTGGCAAAGCGTTGATTGAAAGTGATGGCACCGTACGGGAAGGAAACCCTTACGCAAGTTGGATTGAACTTTATGGCGGTGAGGAATTCCAAAGCGGTGTC
This DNA window, taken from Vibrio neptunius, encodes the following:
- the tenA gene encoding thiaminase II, encoding MKYQDLIQACQSDWQEYTQHDFVQQLAQGTLDQHSFLHYLKQDFLFLKQYARAYALAIYKARTLEDMRRALLSVHTLLDSEIAHHVTYCEQWGLTESDLENESEDFGTVAYTRYVLDAGMTGDLVDLYAALAPCSIGYAVIGKALIESDGTVREGNPYASWIELYGGEEFQSGVAQGAEHFNQLLKEIELHSQRGQNLIEVFRTATRMEVAFWQQGLDVKV